A genomic segment from Campylobacter concisus encodes:
- a CDS encoding NAD(P)/FAD-dependent oxidoreductase has translation MKGLQRRDALKLMGAAGLAASMSGCSATGGENDDINSKIVIMGAGLSGIALAAKLRRDMPNAKVILVDKDEKFYYQPGFTLIAVGIYEASDVVYEKADYIPQGAEWIRKNVSEIKPEANLLVLDDGSELGYDYLIVASGVEYDFEAVKGLSLEDINDTSGNISSVYTLQGAVKSNELMKKFSQNGGSAVFCDQKTPMKCSGANKKVTCMSEDRLRLAGNRDKGSVNLYVGGGKLFGDPTYAAAMTQIMIKRKIKFNLRHQIVAVDKGSNTATFEFWTAYRQNGEDKIASELIDVKYDWLHLPPKQKGSEILARAGLTKEGDKLNFLAVDKYSLQSTKFKNIFGIGDICGFASGKTGASVRKMYPILAKNLADTIKGQEPSEKFTGYTACPFITKYGKAIMVEFDWEGTAPTLECFGATRESYMSWLVKIYGFKPMVMNGMLKALA, from the coding sequence ATGAAAGGATTGCAAAGAAGAGACGCTTTAAAGCTAATGGGGGCCGCGGGACTAGCTGCTAGTATGAGCGGATGCTCGGCAACGGGCGGCGAAAACGACGATATAAATTCTAAAATCGTCATAATGGGCGCGGGACTTAGCGGTATCGCGTTGGCGGCTAAACTTAGAAGAGATATGCCTAACGCCAAGGTAATTCTCGTGGATAAGGACGAGAAATTTTACTACCAGCCGGGCTTTACGCTAATCGCCGTCGGAATTTACGAAGCTAGCGACGTCGTTTACGAAAAAGCGGATTATATCCCGCAAGGAGCCGAGTGGATACGCAAAAACGTATCGGAAATAAAGCCCGAAGCCAATCTACTCGTCTTAGACGACGGGAGCGAGTTGGGATATGATTATCTAATCGTAGCAAGCGGCGTGGAATACGACTTTGAAGCCGTTAAGGGGCTAAGCTTAGAGGATATTAACGATACGAGCGGCAACATATCCTCCGTCTACACTCTACAAGGTGCCGTAAAAAGCAACGAGCTGATGAAAAAATTCTCTCAAAACGGCGGCTCGGCGGTATTTTGCGATCAAAAAACCCCGATGAAATGCAGCGGCGCAAATAAAAAAGTAACATGCATGAGCGAAGATAGGCTGAGGTTGGCCGGCAACCGCGATAAAGGCAGCGTTAATCTTTACGTCGGCGGCGGCAAGCTTTTCGGCGATCCGACTTATGCCGCGGCGATGACTCAAATAATGATAAAAAGAAAGATAAAATTTAATCTTCGCCACCAAATCGTAGCCGTCGATAAAGGCTCAAATACCGCTACTTTCGAGTTTTGGACGGCGTATAGGCAAAACGGTGAAGATAAAATCGCGTCCGAGCTAATCGACGTAAAATACGACTGGCTTCACCTGCCGCCTAAGCAAAAAGGAAGCGAAATTTTAGCTCGCGCCGGCCTAACCAAAGAGGGCGACAAGCTAAATTTTCTAGCCGTCGATAAATACAGCCTGCAAAGTACAAAATTTAAAAATATATTCGGTATCGGCGATATTTGCGGATTTGCGTCCGGCAAAACGGGGGCTAGCGTTAGGAAAATGTATCCGATCTTAGCTAAAAATTTAGCCGACACGATAAAAGGACAAGAACCTAGCGAGAAATTTACCGGATATACGGCTTGCCCTTTTATCACCAAATACGGCAAGGCCATAATGGTAGAGTTCGACTGGGAGGGAACGGCTCCGACGTTAGAGTGCTTCGGCGCTACCAGAGAGAGCTATATGAGTTGGCTGGTTAAAATTTACGGATTTAAACCTATGGTTATGAACGGAATGCTAAAAGCTTTGGCTTAA
- a CDS encoding tRNA (cytidine(34)-2'-O)-methyltransferase, with translation MFNIVLVHPQIPQNTGAIGRMCVNANLKLHIVKPTVFDLSEKAVRRAGLDYWKILNPKIWDSLEEFLEANLSHKDRFFFATTKTNRLYYEARFKPGDFIFFGGESTGLPREFMDINFKNAITIPMGKEGRSLNLAMSAGIIAYEAIRQNITEFDFRSEI, from the coding sequence ATGTTTAACATAGTCCTAGTCCACCCTCAGATACCGCAAAATACTGGAGCTATCGGTAGAATGTGTGTTAATGCAAATTTAAAGCTACATATCGTTAAGCCCACTGTGTTTGATCTGAGTGAAAAGGCTGTTAGACGAGCAGGGCTTGACTACTGGAAAATTTTAAATCCAAAAATTTGGGATAGTTTGGAAGAATTTTTAGAAGCAAACTTAAGCCACAAGGATAGATTTTTCTTCGCTACCACAAAGACAAATAGGCTTTACTACGAGGCTAGGTTTAAACCAGGAGATTTTATATTTTTTGGTGGCGAGAGTACTGGGCTGCCAAGAGAATTTATGGATATAAATTTTAAAAATGCCATAACCATACCAATGGGAAAAGAGGGCAGGAGCTTAAATTTAGCTATGAGTGCTGGCATTATCGCGTATGAGGCGATCAGGCAAAATATCACTGAATTTGACTTTAGGAGTGAGATTTGA
- the glyS gene encoding glycine--tRNA ligase subunit beta yields the protein MKELLLEIGVEELPAIPFLRELPNINAKWQAVLEKYNLVSPFKFYYTPRRLVFFHEKFPLAQPDSVASFIGAPKQVALKDGAFTKAALSFANKCGIDDSELKFKEIDGKEVLYYEKEVKGESVAKIMGEMVEEFLKSLNFGKSMRWGNGEFEFIRPIRSFLCLLGDEVIKFNKFGVESGDSTYPHRSISYDKIKISNIKEYFEGSKSRGIVLEADEREKIILDEFEKISQKSGLKIEIDKDLLAEVVAITEYPTALLGSFEEEFLEVPSEVIITSMKENQRYFPVFKNGKLANGFIVVSNAITQDYSLIIKGNEKVLRARLSDAMFFWQSDLAHEFGPEKLKNITYLKELGSIYEKELRELQVAKKLASNYDELLKKEAGEYTTKLERAVMLSKADLTTQMVYEFTELQGIMGAYYAKAKNEDEDVVLAIKEQYLPDGEEAQCPSKVFSSVVALSNKLDTLIGLFSIGKIPSGTKDPYALRRAANGVIKIVLAHNLKFNVKEILEDIAKDYKKFDVEVLINFILDRLYTFFDANASIVKACIKSGEKDILELTKMIEALAKISSEPNFRENFSTFKRLANIIKDDKFSKVDENLFEIDAEKALNDAFNAVDKSLAYEPRLKALFALKPQIDEFFDKVMINVENEKVRNNRIAVIGQIYSEILKVADIKEISF from the coding sequence ATGAAAGAGTTATTATTAGAAATCGGAGTTGAGGAGCTTCCAGCGATACCGTTTTTAAGGGAGCTGCCAAATATCAATGCTAAATGGCAGGCTGTACTTGAAAAATATAATCTTGTAAGCCCTTTTAAATTTTATTATACGCCGCGTCGTTTGGTCTTTTTCCATGAGAAATTCCCACTAGCTCAGCCAGATAGTGTGGCTAGCTTTATCGGTGCACCAAAGCAAGTTGCGCTAAAAGACGGAGCTTTCACAAAGGCTGCGCTTAGCTTTGCAAATAAATGCGGCATAGATGATAGTGAGCTTAAATTTAAAGAGATAGACGGCAAAGAGGTACTTTACTACGAAAAAGAGGTAAAGGGTGAGTCGGTTGCCAAGATAATGGGCGAGATGGTTGAGGAGTTTTTAAAGAGTCTTAACTTTGGCAAGTCTATGCGCTGGGGCAACGGAGAGTTCGAGTTTATCCGCCCGATAAGATCGTTTTTGTGTTTACTTGGCGATGAAGTCATAAAATTTAATAAATTTGGCGTAGAGAGCGGTGATTCAACCTATCCACATAGAAGCATTAGCTATGACAAGATAAAAATTTCAAATATAAAAGAGTATTTTGAAGGCTCAAAGAGCCGTGGTATCGTGCTTGAGGCAGATGAGAGAGAAAAAATAATCCTTGATGAGTTTGAAAAGATAAGCCAAAAAAGTGGGTTAAAGATCGAGATCGATAAAGACTTGTTGGCTGAAGTCGTGGCGATCACCGAGTATCCAACAGCCCTTCTTGGCTCGTTTGAAGAGGAGTTTTTGGAGGTGCCAAGCGAGGTCATCATCACTTCTATGAAAGAAAATCAGCGCTACTTTCCAGTCTTTAAAAATGGTAAGCTAGCAAACGGCTTCATTGTCGTTAGCAACGCCATAACGCAGGACTACTCGCTCATCATCAAAGGCAACGAAAAGGTGCTAAGAGCAAGGCTAAGTGATGCGATGTTCTTTTGGCAAAGCGACCTAGCGCACGAATTTGGCCCAGAAAAACTAAAAAATATAACTTATCTAAAAGAGCTTGGAAGTATCTACGAAAAAGAGCTTAGAGAGCTACAAGTGGCTAAAAAGCTTGCTAGCAACTATGACGAGCTACTCAAAAAAGAAGCTGGCGAGTACACGACTAAGCTGGAGCGAGCTGTGATGTTAAGCAAGGCTGATCTTACAACTCAGATGGTTTATGAGTTTACCGAGCTTCAAGGTATCATGGGCGCTTACTACGCAAAGGCAAAAAATGAGGATGAAGACGTCGTTTTAGCTATAAAAGAGCAGTATTTGCCTGATGGCGAGGAGGCACAGTGCCCAAGTAAGGTCTTTAGCTCAGTCGTGGCACTTTCAAACAAGCTTGATACGCTAATAGGGCTCTTTAGTATCGGTAAAATCCCAAGCGGCACCAAAGATCCATACGCTTTAAGACGTGCGGCTAATGGGGTGATAAAGATCGTTTTGGCACATAATTTGAAATTTAACGTAAAAGAAATTTTAGAAGATATCGCAAAAGACTATAAAAAATTTGATGTTGAAGTGCTTATAAATTTCATCCTTGATAGGCTCTACACTTTCTTTGATGCAAATGCTTCTATCGTAAAAGCGTGCATAAAAAGCGGCGAAAAGGATATCTTGGAGCTAACCAAGATGATAGAGGCACTTGCTAAAATTTCTAGCGAGCCAAATTTTAGAGAGAATTTCTCGACATTTAAACGCCTTGCAAACATCATAAAAGATGATAAATTTAGCAAGGTTGATGAGAACCTCTTTGAGATAGATGCTGAAAAAGCCCTAAATGATGCATTTAATGCAGTCGATAAGAGCCTAGCGTATGAGCCAAGGCTAAAGGCGCTATTTGCATTAAAACCACAGATCGATGAGTTTTTTGACAAAGTTATGATAAACGTTGAAAACGAGAAAGTACGAAATAATCGCATCGCGGTCATCGGTCAAATTTATAGTGAGATACTAAAAGTAGCTGATATAAAAGAGATCAGCTTTTAA
- the leuB gene encoding 3-isopropylmalate dehydrogenase, with the protein MREYKICVIKGDGIGPEIIDEAIKILDVVSAEFGIKFEYDYKLMGGAAYDVFGVPLPDETLSSALSSDAVLFGAIGGEKWDSLPRHLRPESGLLKIRKELEAYANLRPAIVFDELVDASTLKPEVLRGVDFVVVRELTGGLYFGQPREKGEDRAFNTMVYSKMEIERIAKIAFETAMLRKKKVCMVDKANVLETSQLWREVTSEVAKNYPEVELSFMYVDNAAMQLVRAPANFDVILTENLFGDILSDEASMVCGSIGLLPSASMGGKVGIYEPIHGSAPDIAGQGIANPIATILSAAMMLRYAFSENEAADAIENAVKEVLAKGYRTKDIAAFNAVEICSTSEIGDVIAGFIKK; encoded by the coding sequence ATGAGAGAATATAAAATTTGTGTTATAAAAGGCGATGGTATCGGTCCTGAGATCATAGATGAAGCTATAAAAATTTTAGATGTTGTTAGTGCTGAGTTTGGGATAAAATTTGAGTACGACTACAAGCTTATGGGCGGTGCAGCTTATGATGTATTTGGCGTGCCTTTGCCAGATGAAACGCTTAGTTCTGCTCTAAGCTCTGATGCTGTGCTTTTTGGAGCGATCGGCGGCGAGAAGTGGGATAGTTTGCCAAGACATCTAAGGCCAGAGAGCGGGCTTTTAAAGATTAGAAAAGAGCTTGAAGCTTATGCAAATTTACGTCCAGCCATTGTTTTTGATGAGCTAGTGGATGCTAGCACACTAAAGCCAGAAGTTTTAAGAGGCGTTGATTTTGTCGTGGTTCGTGAGCTAACAGGCGGACTTTATTTTGGACAGCCACGTGAAAAAGGCGAAGATAGAGCGTTTAATACGATGGTTTATTCTAAAATGGAGATCGAACGCATCGCAAAGATCGCTTTTGAAACAGCAATGCTTCGCAAGAAAAAGGTCTGCATGGTCGATAAGGCAAATGTGCTTGAGACAAGCCAGCTTTGGCGCGAGGTGACTAGCGAAGTGGCTAAAAATTACCCTGAAGTAGAGCTTAGCTTTATGTATGTGGATAACGCGGCGATGCAGCTAGTAAGAGCTCCAGCAAATTTTGATGTCATACTTACTGAAAATTTATTCGGCGATATTTTAAGCGATGAGGCGAGTATGGTTTGTGGCTCGATAGGACTTTTGCCAAGTGCTAGTATGGGTGGCAAAGTGGGAATTTATGAGCCAATACACGGCTCAGCTCCAGATATCGCAGGGCAGGGCATAGCAAATCCAATCGCAACAATTTTAAGTGCAGCGATGATGCTAAGATACGCATTTAGTGAAAATGAAGCTGCAGATGCGATAGAAAATGCTGTAAAAGAGGTACTTGCAAAAGGTTATAGAACAAAAGATATCGCTGCTTTTAACGCAGTTGAAATTTGCTCAACTAGCGAGATAGGCGATGTTATCGCAGGATTTATCAAAAAATGA
- a CDS encoding CCA tRNA nucleotidyltransferase — MQISKIDSKISQNKPLDGSKNEIKIKNEIYKNSELDFFRSLFTPFTSRVYLVGGCVRDAFLGREIYDYDIEVYDIEPTKFNELIANIGASGVGKSYFIYKYKNYDIGLPRSESKTGNSHKDFAVSYINDPSKASLRRDFTINAMMMNIFNGEILDFYGGKQDLANKTLRHIDSEKFKEDPLRVLRGVQFSSRLDFSIADETLALMKSLSLEFLSKDRINTELIKFFRAKHLEKGAYYLFELGLFKEIFYAQISIDDEFLSDLKSAREFVDDERLFLYLLFGKFELDAKEILEKMRLPKSYFSILKQPYFKDMPSDKELMQIALNMPIKSWLGAYNKERIERAKKLGIYEAKFDVKVDVTEILSAGFKNEEIAKEIKRRQELEISKYLSEHKPRKD, encoded by the coding sequence TTGCAAATATCGAAAATAGACTCCAAAATCTCTCAAAATAAGCCATTAGACGGCTCAAAAAATGAGATAAAAATCAAAAATGAAATTTATAAAAATAGCGAGCTAGACTTTTTTAGATCGCTATTTACTCCATTTACTTCACGTGTCTATCTAGTTGGTGGCTGCGTGAGAGATGCGTTCTTGGGGCGAGAAATTTATGATTATGACATCGAAGTTTATGACATTGAGCCTACTAAATTTAATGAGCTGATAGCTAATATAGGCGCTAGCGGAGTTGGCAAAAGCTACTTTATCTACAAATACAAAAACTACGACATTGGGCTTCCAAGAAGCGAGAGCAAAACTGGAAATTCGCACAAAGACTTTGCGGTGAGCTATATAAATGATCCAAGCAAGGCGAGCCTTAGGCGAGATTTTACGATAAATGCCATGATGATGAATATCTTTAATGGAGAAATTTTAGACTTTTACGGCGGGAAGCAAGATCTAGCAAACAAGACATTAAGGCACATTGATAGTGAAAAATTTAAAGAAGATCCGCTAAGGGTGCTTCGTGGTGTGCAGTTTAGCTCTAGGCTTGACTTTAGTATAGCTGATGAGACGCTAGCTCTTATGAAAAGCCTTAGTTTAGAGTTTTTAAGCAAAGATAGGATAAATACTGAGCTTATTAAATTTTTTCGTGCAAAGCATCTAGAAAAAGGAGCTTACTATCTTTTTGAGCTTGGACTTTTTAAAGAAATTTTTTACGCACAAATTTCTATAGACGATGAGTTTTTGAGTGATCTTAAGAGTGCTAGAGAATTTGTGGATGATGAGAGATTATTTTTGTATCTTTTGTTTGGCAAATTTGAGCTTGACGCAAAAGAAATTTTAGAGAAAATGCGTCTGCCAAAAAGCTACTTTTCTATCTTAAAGCAGCCTTATTTTAAGGACATGCCAAGCGATAAAGAGCTAATGCAAATAGCTCTAAATATGCCCATAAAATCATGGCTTGGAGCTTATAACAAAGAGCGGATAGAGCGTGCCAAGAAGCTTGGAATTTATGAGGCAAAATTTGACGTGAAAGTCGATGTGACAGAAATTTTATCAGCTGGTTTTAAAAACGAAGAGATCGCAAAAGAGATAAAACGTAGGCAAGAGCTTGAAATTTCAAAATATCTAAGCGAGCATAAGCCTAGAAAAGATTAG
- a CDS encoding endonuclease/exonuclease/phosphatase family protein — protein MRVVFALFFTILVAFASEISIATYNVQNLFDCKDDGSEYLDFKVGVSKWDCEAADSKLQRTRQVINALNADIIALQEIENEQVLKALVSDSEYKFISFTKEKNSPVGLGLISKLQPSGSEIFKVPNVKTRNILKVVFETEGKKFSIFVNHFPTYKNGINMQKKAEKTLRTALGKEKNAIILGDFNSPFGQKSILNDIIATRNFYDLYKEIEPKDRYSHAVHGKKRAIDHVLLSPSFMENGDLSYVSGSFEVFKPSFAVDEKGFAKSDLYSDHFALKFKISTDPSPVKEGFVSKIFKKDENKANKKISEQSYKTAGVDTLFDHPEAVPVVIEKAVVILKDKHGFIISKNHRGIYVYDPKNSVTVGEELDVLVRRMKIYKDALEVSSYEIINEHGTKDISENLLDASQLSEARSGDVFAKISGRLERGYLHTPYGKIRVYSKKKLKDGEYSFENARVKIYKRENQIVVE, from the coding sequence TTGAGAGTAGTTTTTGCTTTGTTTTTTACCATTTTGGTGGCATTTGCGAGTGAAATTAGCATTGCAACTTATAATGTGCAAAATTTATTTGATTGCAAAGATGATGGTAGCGAGTATCTTGATTTTAAAGTAGGCGTATCAAAGTGGGACTGCGAGGCGGCTGATTCAAAACTACAAAGGACAAGACAAGTCATAAATGCACTAAATGCAGACATTATCGCACTTCAAGAGATCGAAAATGAGCAGGTTTTAAAAGCTCTGGTAAGTGATAGCGAGTATAAATTTATAAGCTTTACAAAGGAGAAAAATTCGCCTGTTGGGCTCGGGCTTATTTCAAAGTTGCAGCCAAGTGGCAGTGAAATTTTTAAAGTTCCAAACGTAAAGACGAGAAATATTTTAAAGGTTGTTTTTGAGACGGAAGGTAAGAAATTTAGCATATTTGTAAATCACTTTCCAACTTATAAAAATGGTATAAATATGCAAAAAAAGGCTGAAAAAACGTTAAGAACAGCTCTGGGTAAAGAGAAAAACGCGATTATTTTGGGTGATTTTAACTCGCCCTTTGGACAAAAATCCATCCTAAATGACATCATTGCAACAAGAAATTTTTATGATCTTTATAAAGAGATTGAGCCAAAAGATAGATATTCTCACGCAGTACATGGCAAAAAAAGAGCGATCGATCATGTTTTACTTTCGCCTAGTTTTATGGAAAATGGCGATCTAAGCTATGTTAGTGGTAGTTTTGAAGTCTTTAAACCAAGCTTTGCAGTCGATGAAAAAGGCTTTGCAAAGAGCGACCTTTACTCGGATCATTTTGCATTAAAGTTTAAAATTTCAACTGATCCAAGCCCAGTAAAAGAAGGCTTTGTGAGTAAAATTTTTAAAAAAGATGAGAATAAAGCCAATAAAAAAATAAGCGAACAAAGCTATAAGACGGCTGGTGTAGATACACTTTTTGATCATCCAGAAGCTGTGCCAGTCGTGATTGAAAAAGCGGTTGTTATCTTAAAAGATAAACATGGCTTTATTATCTCGAAAAATCACCGCGGAATTTATGTTTATGATCCTAAAAATAGCGTTACTGTAGGCGAAGAGCTAGATGTTTTAGTAAGGCGAATGAAAATTTATAAAGATGCGCTTGAAGTCAGCTCTTATGAGATCATAAATGAGCATGGAACAAAAGATATTAGCGAAAATTTACTAGATGCATCGCAATTAAGCGAAGCTAGAAGTGGCGATGTCTTTGCTAAAATTTCGGGCAGACTAGAGAGAGGCTACCTGCATACACCATACGGTAAGATCAGGGTTTATAGTAAGAAAAAGCTAAAAGATGGCGAGTATAGTTTTGAAAACGCGAGAGTTAAAATTTACAAGAGAGAAAACCAAATCGTTGTGGAGTAG
- a CDS encoding CiaD-like domain-containing protein, producing the protein MKLDDIARMAISEVSAELEKIEALQSKKQEELERENLKKELLAIENNENALNNELKVETNLQNEQAFEVKEEPVSPIKNREVSEEKIFLANLAERIEVLFEGLKQTSEQNLASRLELTTKFLEFTLANIENRLQNLSK; encoded by the coding sequence ATGAAGCTTGATGATATCGCTAGAATGGCAATCAGTGAGGTTAGCGCTGAGCTTGAGAAAATAGAAGCATTGCAAAGTAAAAAGCAAGAAGAGCTTGAGCGAGAGAATTTAAAAAAAGAGCTTTTGGCCATAGAGAATAATGAAAATGCACTAAATAACGAGCTAAAAGTTGAGACAAATTTACAAAATGAGCAAGCGTTTGAGGTAAAAGAGGAGCCAGTAAGTCCAATAAAAAATAGAGAGGTGAGCGAAGAGAAAATTTTCTTAGCAAACCTTGCTGAGCGCATAGAAGTGCTTTTTGAAGGGCTTAAACAAACTAGTGAACAAAATCTTGCTTCAAGGCTTGAGCTAACGACAAAATTTTTAGAATTTACCCTTGCAAATATCGAAAATAGACTCCAAAATCTCTCAAAATAA
- a CDS encoding YgaP family membrane protein: MVSVKSRIIRVVLGLIFTVAVWYFYESYWALIGLIPIIVGVTGFCPACKFLGRCSLNLKK; the protein is encoded by the coding sequence ATGGTAAGCGTAAAAAGTAGAATTATTAGGGTCGTACTGGGGCTGATTTTTACGGTAGCGGTTTGGTATTTTTACGAGAGCTACTGGGCGTTAATCGGGTTAATCCCGATTATCGTCGGCGTTACGGGTTTTTGCCCGGCATGTAAATTCTTGGGCAGGTGTTCTTTAAATTTAAAAAAATAA
- a CDS encoding YgaP family membrane protein produces MSVLDKTIRLIIAAIWFFIFGFICDCWLWTVGLIPLLTGYYGYCPLYKIFKKR; encoded by the coding sequence ATGAGCGTTTTAGATAAAACTATACGTTTGATTATAGCGGCGATTTGGTTTTTTATTTTCGGATTTATTTGCGACTGCTGGTTGTGGACGGTCGGGCTAATTCCGCTTTTAACGGGATATTACGGTTACTGCCCACTTTATAAAATTTTCAAGAAAAGGTAA
- a CDS encoding Crp/Fnr family transcriptional regulator has protein sequence MLSEELKEILRERFTNNFDLASEDLNAIFANAYLKIVKKGDIFYSGNDCFGFILILKGVLRAFVSSSAKEITIFRLTKDESCVLCDTCSINSLENKVSVEIEQDSEIIVIPARIYKPLKEKYPSILNFTLKIVADRFARTINVMEQALFSPLLARIMNFLSQSIENLNENFIKITHEELANHLGSAREAVSRVLKELERSGQITQSRGEIRLVS, from the coding sequence ATGCTAAGCGAAGAGTTAAAAGAAATTTTGCGCGAAAGGTTTACGAATAATTTCGATCTAGCAAGCGAGGATCTAAATGCGATCTTTGCTAACGCGTATCTAAAAATCGTAAAAAAGGGCGATATATTTTACTCCGGAAACGATTGCTTCGGATTTATCCTTATACTAAAAGGCGTTTTAAGGGCGTTCGTGTCGTCTAGTGCAAAGGAAATAACGATATTTAGGCTAACTAAAGACGAGAGTTGCGTACTGTGCGATACGTGTTCTATAAATTCGCTAGAAAATAAAGTAAGCGTCGAAATCGAGCAAGATAGCGAGATTATCGTTATTCCGGCGCGGATTTACAAACCTCTTAAAGAAAAATATCCGAGCATTTTAAATTTTACTCTAAAAATCGTAGCCGATCGGTTTGCCAGAACCATAAACGTTATGGAACAGGCTTTATTTTCGCCGCTTTTGGCGCGGATTATGAATTTTTTATCCCAAAGCATCGAAAACCTAAACGAAAATTTTATAAAAATAACTCACGAAGAGCTGGCGAATCACCTAGGAAGCGCTAGAGAGGCGGTATCTAGGGTGCTTAAAGAGCTTGAGAGAAGCGGGCAAATAACGCAAAGCCGCGGCGAAATAAGGCTTGTTTCTTAA
- a CDS encoding 3-isopropylmalate dehydratase small subunit, translating into MNKVWKFSDNIDTDIIIAARYLNTSDENILAKHIMEDADPNFSSKIDKGDIIVAGENFGCGSSREHAPIALKAAGIGAVIAKSYARIFYRNSFNTGLLILEIKETDEINEGDELKIDVDNGTVVNLTSGKEYKFSPIPPFMQELLNAGGLIEYAKVKLD; encoded by the coding sequence ATGAATAAAGTTTGGAAATTCAGCGACAATATCGATACCGATATAATTATCGCCGCCAGATACTTAAATACTTCCGACGAAAATATCTTAGCAAAACATATAATGGAGGACGCCGATCCTAATTTTAGCTCCAAGATAGATAAGGGCGACATTATTGTAGCGGGCGAAAATTTCGGCTGCGGTAGCTCTCGCGAGCACGCTCCTATCGCGCTTAAAGCTGCCGGTATAGGCGCGGTGATAGCTAAAAGCTATGCAAGAATTTTTTATAGAAATAGCTTTAATACGGGACTTTTGATACTCGAGATCAAAGAAACGGACGAGATAAACGAGGGCGATGAGCTAAAAATAGACGTAGATAACGGCACGGTCGTAAATCTAACCAGCGGCAAAGAGTATAAATTTAGCCCCATACCGCCGTTTATGCAAGAGCTTTTAAACGCCGGCGGACTTATAGAATACGCAAAAGTAAAGTTGGATTAA